Proteins co-encoded in one Paracrocinitomix mangrovi genomic window:
- the ubiE gene encoding bifunctional demethylmenaquinone methyltransferase/2-methoxy-6-polyprenyl-1,4-benzoquinol methylase UbiE, translated as MGTSVKPYNKQQSSKKEEVAEMFDNISHRYDFLNHFLSMGIDKIWRKKAVRILKQYEPKIILDIATGTGDFAISSMRLNPIKIVGLDLSEGMLEVGRKKMEKKGLSDKIEMIQGDSENLPFEENHFDGITVGFGVRNFENLEKGLGEMLRVLKPGAPAIILEFSKPKRFPVKQSFGFYSKYIIPKIGRSISKDEAAYTYLPESVAAFPEGQAFIEIMKKTGFKNISSKLVSGGIATIYVGEK; from the coding sequence TTGGGAACATCAGTAAAACCATATAACAAACAGCAATCTTCTAAGAAAGAAGAAGTAGCTGAAATGTTTGACAATATTTCGCATAGATATGATTTTTTAAATCACTTTCTATCTATGGGGATTGATAAGATTTGGAGAAAGAAAGCAGTTAGAATTCTTAAGCAGTATGAGCCAAAAATTATTTTGGATATTGCAACAGGTACGGGTGATTTCGCTATTTCATCTATGCGATTGAATCCTATTAAAATTGTGGGTCTTGATTTGTCAGAAGGGATGCTTGAAGTAGGCAGAAAGAAGATGGAGAAGAAAGGTTTGTCTGATAAAATTGAAATGATTCAAGGAGATTCTGAAAATCTGCCATTTGAAGAAAATCATTTTGACGGAATTACAGTAGGATTTGGTGTACGTAACTTTGAAAATTTGGAGAAGGGATTAGGAGAAATGTTACGCGTTTTAAAACCTGGTGCTCCTGCTATAATTCTTGAATTCTCTAAACCAAAGAGATTTCCTGTAAAGCAATCATTCGGATTTTATTCTAAATACATCATACCTAAAATCGGTCGTTCTATTTCAAAAGATGAAGCGGCTTATACATACTTGCCCGAGTCAGTTGCTGCATTCCCTGAAGGACAGGCTTTCATTGAAATAATGAAAAAAACCGGCTTCAAAAACATCAGTTCTAAACTTGTATCTGGAGGAATTGCCACAATTTATGTTGGTGAAAAGTAA
- a CDS encoding GNAT family N-acetyltransferase: MIKATPADKELCLKILKDTFHNSYSARYVIKQDQKKDQRFQYLLEYSWQKALMRGEVWLNDDKSACAIWLNSSKSAFSMKALWLDLNLVFKSVGFRRIPKILKRQKAIKKTQPTSAHYYLWYLGVDPSIQGKGTGSSFMKELLQQADINNMQVVLETANPKNLPFYERLGFKITHHLDYLGYPLKALVYQPK, encoded by the coding sequence ATGATAAAGGCTACACCTGCAGATAAAGAATTGTGTTTAAAAATTCTGAAAGATACATTTCATAATAGCTATTCAGCTAGATATGTAATTAAGCAAGATCAAAAGAAAGATCAGAGATTTCAATATCTGTTAGAGTACTCATGGCAAAAAGCCTTAATGAGAGGTGAGGTATGGTTAAATGATGACAAATCTGCTTGTGCCATTTGGCTTAATTCATCAAAATCTGCTTTTTCAATGAAAGCTTTATGGTTGGATTTAAATCTTGTTTTCAAATCTGTTGGATTCAGGAGAATTCCAAAAATTTTGAAACGTCAAAAGGCAATTAAAAAAACACAACCTACATCTGCTCATTATTACTTATGGTATTTAGGTGTAGACCCTTCTATACAAGGAAAGGGGACTGGGTCTTCCTTTATGAAAGAACTGTTACAACAAGCTGATATCAATAATATGCAAGTAGTTTTAGAAACGGCTAATCCTAAAAACCTTCCGTTCTATGAAAGGCTTGGATTTAAAATTACCCATCATTTAGATTATTTGGGCTACCCACTAAAAGCCTTGGTATACCAACCAAAGTAA
- the hemB gene encoding porphobilinogen synthase, translated as MLNRPRRNRKNDAIRSMIEETVLRPSNLIYPLFLSNTNIEKEPISSLPDVYRLNMDGILKEIEESIEAGIKTFILFPVIPESFKDKTGSYSYQDDNFYLQGIRKIKEHFPGVVLMSDVALDPYSTDGHDGIVRNGEILNDETLPILSKMAVAQAQAGIDIIGPSDMMDGRVRTIREALDVHQYEHVSIMSYTAKYASAFYGPFRDALDSAPKAGDKKTYQMNPANKNEALREAELDEAEGADFLMVKPALAYLDVIHLLKENSYLPIAAYNVSGEYAMLKAACANGWLEYEKAMPEMLLSMKRAGADSILTYFAKDYAQLYKKLL; from the coding sequence ATGTTAAACAGACCCAGAAGAAATAGAAAAAATGACGCAATCAGATCTATGATTGAAGAGACTGTTCTGCGTCCTTCTAACTTGATTTATCCTTTATTTTTAAGTAACACCAATATTGAAAAAGAACCTATTTCATCCTTACCGGATGTTTACAGGTTAAATATGGATGGTATTTTAAAAGAAATTGAGGAATCGATTGAGGCGGGCATAAAGACATTTATACTTTTTCCTGTAATACCTGAGTCATTTAAAGATAAGACGGGTTCTTATTCATACCAAGATGATAATTTTTACTTACAAGGAATTAGAAAAATTAAGGAACACTTCCCCGGAGTAGTTTTGATGAGTGATGTAGCTTTAGATCCCTATAGTACTGATGGTCATGATGGAATAGTTAGAAATGGGGAGATTTTGAATGATGAAACATTACCAATATTGTCAAAAATGGCTGTTGCTCAGGCTCAAGCCGGTATTGATATTATTGGCCCATCTGACATGATGGATGGGAGGGTTAGAACAATTAGAGAGGCTTTGGATGTTCATCAATATGAGCATGTTTCAATAATGTCTTACACTGCCAAGTATGCCAGTGCATTTTACGGACCATTCAGGGATGCTTTGGATTCAGCTCCAAAAGCAGGGGATAAGAAGACTTATCAAATGAATCCGGCAAATAAAAATGAAGCTTTGAGAGAAGCGGAATTGGATGAAGCAGAAGGAGCAGATTTTTTAATGGTTAAACCAGCATTAGCTTATCTGGATGTAATTCATCTTTTAAAAGAAAACAGCTATTTGCCAATTGCTGCCTATAATGTAAGTGGTGAGTATGCTATGCTTAAAGCTGCTTGTGCCAACGGATGGTTAGAATACGAAAAAGCAATGCCTGAAATGTTGTTGAGCATGAAAAGAGCAGGTGCGGATAGTATCCTTACTTACTTCGCTAAAGATTATGCCCAACTGTATAAAAAACTACTTTAA
- a CDS encoding RsmE family RNA methyltransferase — translation MQKAKHTFFCGDIEKGSLNEDESFHASKVMRLMSGDLINIIDGKGNSYIAKISTAVKKEVQFEIVRKLEKTASPLNVHLVIAPTKNMDRFSFVVEKATEMGIKKITPIYSQNSERKILKTEKIKKSMIAAIKQSGNLYLPELYEIKSFNEFIKSDLGESVKLIAHCNDDADKSALKDLVKSGKEFVILIGPEGDFTPEEVILAKEKGFQAISLGDSRFRTETAAILACHTVYLLS, via the coding sequence ATGCAAAAAGCCAAACACACTTTTTTTTGTGGCGACATTGAAAAGGGGTCTTTAAATGAAGATGAATCTTTCCATGCTTCAAAGGTTATGCGCTTAATGAGTGGAGACCTTATTAATATTATTGATGGTAAGGGAAATAGCTACATAGCTAAAATTTCTACTGCAGTAAAGAAAGAAGTACAGTTTGAAATAGTTAGAAAGCTAGAAAAAACTGCTTCACCTTTAAACGTGCATCTTGTTATTGCTCCTACAAAGAACATGGATCGTTTTTCTTTTGTTGTTGAAAAAGCAACTGAAATGGGGATCAAAAAAATCACACCGATTTATTCTCAAAATTCAGAGCGAAAAATTTTAAAAACAGAGAAAATCAAGAAAAGTATGATTGCTGCTATCAAGCAATCGGGGAACCTTTATCTACCTGAATTGTATGAGATAAAATCATTTAATGAGTTTATTAAAAGTGATTTGGGTGAATCAGTAAAGTTAATTGCGCACTGCAATGATGATGCAGACAAATCAGCATTGAAAGATTTAGTGAAAAGTGGAAAAGAATTCGTTATTTTAATTGGACCTGAAGGTGATTTTACACCTGAAGAAGTTATATTAGCTAAAGAAAAAGGATTTCAGGCAATTAGCCTAGGAGATTCGCGTTTTAGAACTGAAACAGCAGCAATATTAGCATGTCATACCGTTTATTTATTGTCATAG
- a CDS encoding YgaP family membrane protein — protein MKKNMGNADRIIRVILAGVLAGLYFGNVVTGTLGIVLVALGGVFLLTSLIGFCPLYAPFGIKTCKTK, from the coding sequence ATGAAAAAAAATATGGGAAATGCAGATAGAATTATAAGAGTAATTCTAGCGGGCGTATTAGCAGGATTGTACTTTGGAAATGTAGTTACCGGAACTTTAGGAATTGTTTTAGTTGCACTTGGCGGAGTCTTTTTATTGACGAGTCTAATTGGATTTTGTCCGTTGTATGCCCCTTTCGGAATTAAAACTTGTAAAACAAAATAA
- a CDS encoding NAD(P)/FAD-dependent oxidoreductase, translating into MIHELQLRIPADHIHNEEYINEQICRELRVRIDDVNHIEILKRSIDARKKPVKYNLKVAVYINEEFNDETDYFHPIDVSNGDEVAIIGAGPAGLFAALRALEIGIKPIIFERGKDVRSRRRDLKAIHQDHAVNPESNYCFGEGGAGTFSDGKLYTRSKKRGNVKRALEWFVHFGADKDILVDAHPHIGTNKLPKIIQEMREEIITRGGEVHFDAKLTDLEIENGKLKGITINNDKKYQFDNLILATGHSARDIFDLMKTKGVAIKAKPFALGVRIEHDQNLIDQIQYHGELSGDNLPPASYSLVTQVDGMGVYSFCMCPGGIVAPCATDTEEVVTNGWSPSKRNNPYSNSGIVVQVSPDDIAPGSNDPFVCLNYQKMVERKCWESAGKSQKVPAQRMIDFIEGKVSQSLPQTSYQPGLVSVDLNEVLPKLIAEKLKRAFKDFGNKMKGYLTNSAVLHAPESRTSSPVQIDRDDESLESTNVKGLYPCGEGAGYAGGIISAAIDGMKCIDKIKEKKDAQ; encoded by the coding sequence GTGATACACGAATTACAATTACGCATACCTGCAGATCATATTCACAATGAAGAATACATCAATGAGCAGATTTGTCGAGAGCTAAGAGTTCGCATAGATGACGTCAATCACATTGAGATTCTAAAAAGATCTATTGACGCGCGTAAAAAACCTGTGAAGTATAATCTTAAAGTGGCAGTTTACATCAATGAAGAATTCAATGATGAAACTGATTACTTTCATCCGATTGATGTAAGTAATGGAGATGAGGTAGCGATAATTGGAGCCGGTCCTGCCGGTTTGTTTGCTGCATTACGCGCTTTAGAAATTGGTATTAAACCCATCATTTTTGAAAGGGGTAAGGATGTTCGTTCAAGAAGAAGAGATTTGAAAGCAATTCATCAAGATCATGCTGTAAATCCTGAATCAAATTATTGCTTTGGAGAAGGTGGAGCAGGAACTTTTTCAGATGGTAAGTTATATACTCGTTCAAAGAAAAGAGGAAATGTAAAAAGAGCATTGGAATGGTTTGTTCATTTTGGAGCTGATAAGGATATTTTAGTGGATGCTCATCCTCATATCGGTACCAATAAACTTCCTAAAATCATTCAGGAAATGAGGGAAGAAATAATAACGCGTGGAGGAGAAGTACATTTTGATGCTAAATTAACTGATTTAGAGATTGAAAATGGAAAGCTGAAAGGAATTACAATCAACAATGACAAGAAATACCAATTTGATAACCTTATTCTAGCTACCGGCCATTCAGCAAGAGATATTTTTGACTTAATGAAGACTAAAGGAGTTGCAATTAAAGCAAAACCTTTTGCATTAGGTGTTAGGATAGAGCACGATCAAAATTTAATTGACCAAATTCAATATCACGGAGAGTTGAGTGGTGATAATTTACCTCCGGCTTCATACTCTTTAGTTACTCAAGTGGACGGAATGGGTGTGTACAGTTTTTGTATGTGTCCTGGAGGGATAGTAGCTCCGTGTGCTACGGATACTGAAGAAGTTGTTACTAACGGATGGTCTCCATCTAAGAGAAATAATCCTTATTCAAATTCAGGTATAGTAGTGCAGGTGAGTCCTGATGATATTGCCCCTGGCTCAAACGATCCATTTGTTTGTTTGAATTATCAAAAAATGGTAGAGCGTAAGTGTTGGGAATCGGCAGGTAAGTCGCAAAAAGTTCCTGCACAAAGAATGATAGATTTTATTGAAGGAAAAGTGTCACAATCATTACCGCAAACATCTTATCAGCCCGGTTTAGTTTCAGTTGATTTAAATGAGGTTTTACCAAAATTGATTGCAGAGAAATTAAAAAGAGCATTTAAGGATTTTGGTAATAAGATGAAAGGTTATCTAACCAATAGTGCAGTTTTGCATGCTCCAGAATCAAGAACTTCATCTCCTGTTCAAATAGATAGAGATGATGAATCATTAGAATCTACTAATGTCAAAGGATTATATCCCTGCGGTGAAGGTGCTGGCTATGCGGGTGGAATAATTTCCGCGGCGATAGACGGAATGAAATGTATTGACAAAATCAAAGAAAAAAAGGATGCCCAGTAA
- a CDS encoding ATP-binding cassette domain-containing protein — protein MSERILKALMQLFAIIARVDENIESQEPVTSGEGRKIVESFLSQELSHAAVEEYLKIFDEFLISFQGGSKKKDGKRKKTSVHSVKVLRICTQINEELAQRQKIIVLVRILEFINANEVVDAQELEFAQTVADTFNVSMEEYNIIKDFVEAPIDRIIDNEDMLYVTANPKEDFKQAKHIYSEGIEGQIRVLKITSVNFHFFKYLGTSELNLNGQPLLEGRHVILNQGSSIRSSKVQPIYYSDIIGAFLSDTSAAKIVFKAENVVYKFKSGKIGLQTFNFAEESGSLLGIMGGSGAGKSTLLNVLNGNYTPAEGQVTINGVDIHREKNKIEGVIGYVSQDDLLIEELTVFQNLFYNAKLCFGGMDDKLIAKRVLKTLSSLGLYETKDLKVGSPLEKTISGGQRKRLNIALELIREPSVLFVDEPTSGLSSRDSENIMDLLKELALKGKLIFVVIHQPSSDIFKMFDKLLILDVGGFPIYNGNPVDGVMYFKKCINHVKSDESECPVCGNVNPEQIFNIIESKVVDEYGNQTQHRKISPKEWNKSYLEELEPEPDKTENVLEIPESTFKKPGFLKQLRVFFIRDVLSKLTNRQYMLINLLEAPLLAFVLAFFVRFYNIQDGVEYTFRDNQNIPQFIFISVIVALFIGLTVAAEEIIKDQKILKRESFLNLSKGSYLTAKISIMFIISAIQMAFFVLIGNLVLEIYGMWWQYWLILFSLSCFANLLGLNISASFNSVKVIYILIPILIIPQLLFSGVIVKFDKLNPMFGNESSVPLIGNVMASRWAYEAMAVSQFKDNKYGEIFFDVEKKESFASWKKVTWLAEMKNQEGFMKMNLGDFSKVAKTVEAHTILKNEIEREENFIKNLTCNECVDDIKLEELFPELYGENSQVKTYTFPKYYTKYELENGYITGIKKPDQEGFSSDALNGQKWGPGENDQNLFDVQTKSNVLYISQMNFDSKEKKDEFLERVSDTKDGLSSFYTATDKYFDILSQHYENVRKKNKDLKNAKTKQIVDNYGIERYQSLVNDYTNDALEQFVRNKAELSSVVVSNGYLVQKSDPIYLDPYDQHFWNAHFYAPRKRIAMLNTYVPTYWANIGVMWLMTIMLIITLRIDFFKKLMDWFPKFGAWLKEKFKKSEE, from the coding sequence ATGAGTGAACGAATATTAAAAGCCCTCATGCAGCTCTTTGCAATTATTGCAAGAGTTGATGAAAACATTGAAAGTCAAGAACCTGTCACTTCCGGTGAAGGTAGAAAAATCGTGGAATCATTCCTTTCACAGGAATTGAGCCATGCTGCCGTGGAAGAATACCTAAAGATTTTTGACGAATTCCTAATTTCTTTCCAAGGTGGATCTAAAAAGAAAGACGGTAAAAGAAAAAAGACTTCTGTTCACTCAGTAAAAGTTCTAAGAATTTGTACTCAAATTAATGAGGAACTTGCTCAGAGACAAAAAATAATTGTACTTGTTCGTATTCTTGAATTTATTAATGCAAATGAAGTAGTTGATGCTCAAGAATTAGAATTTGCTCAAACCGTTGCCGATACATTTAATGTGTCAATGGAAGAATACAACATTATCAAAGATTTTGTTGAAGCTCCTATTGATAGAATTATTGACAACGAGGATATGTTGTACGTTACTGCTAATCCAAAAGAAGATTTTAAGCAGGCAAAACATATCTATTCTGAAGGAATTGAAGGTCAAATTAGGGTACTAAAGATTACAAGTGTAAACTTTCACTTCTTTAAATATCTTGGAACCTCTGAACTGAACTTAAATGGTCAGCCGCTTTTAGAAGGAAGACACGTAATCTTAAACCAGGGATCTTCTATCAGATCTAGTAAGGTTCAACCTATTTACTACTCTGATATTATTGGTGCATTCCTTTCTGACACTTCAGCTGCTAAAATTGTTTTTAAAGCAGAGAATGTAGTCTATAAATTTAAGAGCGGTAAAATTGGTCTTCAGACATTTAATTTTGCTGAAGAGTCTGGTTCTTTATTAGGAATCATGGGTGGATCCGGAGCTGGAAAATCTACCTTATTGAATGTATTAAATGGTAACTACACTCCTGCTGAAGGACAAGTTACTATCAATGGTGTAGATATTCACCGTGAAAAAAATAAAATTGAAGGTGTAATTGGGTATGTATCTCAAGATGACCTTTTAATTGAGGAATTAACAGTTTTCCAAAACCTATTTTATAACGCAAAGTTGTGTTTCGGAGGAATGGATGACAAGTTAATTGCCAAGAGAGTATTAAAAACCCTTTCTTCATTAGGACTTTATGAAACAAAAGACCTAAAAGTTGGATCTCCATTGGAAAAAACAATTTCAGGAGGTCAAAGAAAGCGTTTAAATATTGCCTTAGAGTTAATCCGTGAGCCTTCTGTTTTATTCGTTGATGAGCCAACATCTGGTTTGTCTTCAAGAGACTCAGAAAACATCATGGACCTTTTAAAAGAGTTAGCTCTTAAAGGTAAATTGATATTTGTTGTAATTCACCAGCCATCTTCAGACATCTTTAAGATGTTTGATAAATTATTGATTTTAGACGTTGGTGGATTCCCTATTTACAATGGAAACCCTGTTGATGGGGTGATGTACTTTAAAAAGTGTATTAACCACGTAAAAAGTGATGAAAGTGAATGTCCGGTCTGTGGTAACGTAAACCCTGAACAGATTTTCAACATCATTGAATCAAAGGTTGTTGATGAATACGGTAATCAAACACAGCATAGAAAAATCAGTCCTAAGGAATGGAACAAGTCTTATTTAGAGGAGCTTGAACCAGAACCGGACAAGACTGAAAATGTGCTTGAAATTCCAGAAAGTACATTTAAAAAACCAGGATTTTTAAAACAGCTACGTGTATTCTTCATAAGAGATGTATTGTCTAAATTAACGAACAGACAATACATGTTAATCAACCTATTAGAAGCACCATTATTAGCGTTTGTCTTAGCGTTCTTTGTAAGATTTTACAACATCCAAGACGGAGTAGAATACACTTTTAGAGATAACCAAAATATTCCACAATTTATCTTCATTTCAGTTATTGTTGCTTTATTCATTGGTTTAACAGTAGCAGCAGAAGAGATAATCAAGGATCAAAAAATATTAAAAAGAGAATCATTTTTGAATTTGAGTAAAGGATCTTATCTAACAGCTAAGATTTCAATCATGTTCATTATTTCAGCTATTCAAATGGCGTTCTTTGTTTTAATAGGCAATTTGGTACTTGAAATCTACGGAATGTGGTGGCAATATTGGTTAATACTATTCTCCTTATCCTGCTTTGCCAACTTACTTGGCTTAAATATTTCTGCTAGTTTCAATAGTGTTAAAGTAATCTACATATTGATTCCTATTTTGATTATTCCACAATTACTTTTCAGTGGTGTAATTGTAAAGTTTGATAAGCTTAATCCAATGTTTGGAAATGAGAGTTCCGTACCGTTAATTGGTAACGTAATGGCTTCTCGTTGGGCTTATGAAGCTATGGCAGTGTCTCAATTCAAGGATAACAAGTACGGCGAAATCTTCTTTGATGTTGAAAAGAAAGAGAGCTTTGCTTCTTGGAAAAAAGTTACCTGGTTAGCTGAGATGAAAAACCAAGAAGGATTCATGAAAATGAACCTTGGAGATTTTTCTAAAGTGGCCAAAACTGTTGAAGCACATACAATCCTTAAAAATGAGATTGAAAGAGAAGAAAATTTCATCAAGAACTTAACATGCAACGAATGTGTTGATGATATTAAACTTGAAGAATTGTTCCCAGAATTGTACGGTGAAAACAGCCAGGTTAAGACTTATACATTCCCTAAATACTATACAAAGTATGAGCTGGAAAATGGATACATAACCGGTATTAAAAAACCAGATCAAGAAGGATTTAGTTCAGATGCTTTAAATGGTCAAAAATGGGGACCTGGAGAAAATGATCAAAACTTATTTGACGTACAAACAAAAAGCAATGTGTTGTACATATCTCAAATGAATTTTGATAGCAAAGAAAAGAAAGATGAATTCTTAGAAAGAGTGAGTGACACTAAAGATGGATTATCTTCTTTCTATACTGCCACGGACAAATATTTTGATATTTTGAGTCAGCATTATGAGAATGTTAGAAAGAAAAACAAGGATCTTAAAAATGCTAAGACTAAGCAAATTGTAGATAATTACGGAATTGAACGCTATCAGTCATTGGTAAATGATTATACAAACGACGCTCTTGAGCAGTTTGTAAGAAACAAAGCTGAATTGTCTTCAGTTGTTGTTTCAAATGGATATTTGGTTCAAAAATCAGATCCAATTTATCTGGATCCATATGATCAACATTTTTGGAATGCTCATTTTTACGCGCCTAGAAAGCGAATAGCCATGCTAAACACCTATGTCCCTACTTATTGGGCCAATATTGGTGTGATGTGGTTGATGACAATCATGTTAATTATTACTTTAAGAATAGATTTCTTTAAAAAGCTAATGGATTGGTTCCCTAAGTTCGGAGCTTGGTTAAAAGAGAAATTTAAAAAGTCTGAAGAGTAA
- a CDS encoding DUF4159 domain-containing protein, translated as MSYRLFIVIALIINLSVFGQSSYQVAVLKYSGGGDWYANPTSLPNLVKFCNKNLGTNISEKVETVGAGDPNIFNYPFVHMTGHGNVVFSSEDAENLRNYLLGGGFLHIDDNYGMDKFIRTEIQKVFPNNEFVELPFTHPIFHQKYEFKKGLPKIHEHEDKRPQAFGIMHEGRLICLYTYECDLGDGWEDEEVHGDSESKRTEALKMGANIIQYAFTAAH; from the coding sequence ATGTCATACCGTTTATTTATTGTCATAGCGTTAATAATAAACCTTTCGGTTTTTGGACAGTCATCTTATCAGGTAGCTGTTTTAAAATATTCAGGAGGAGGAGATTGGTATGCCAACCCAACATCTTTACCTAATCTCGTGAAATTTTGCAATAAAAATTTGGGCACTAATATTTCTGAAAAAGTAGAAACTGTTGGAGCGGGAGATCCTAATATTTTTAATTATCCTTTTGTACATATGACGGGTCATGGAAATGTTGTATTCTCTTCAGAAGACGCTGAAAACCTAAGGAATTATTTGCTTGGTGGAGGATTCCTTCACATTGATGACAATTATGGGATGGATAAGTTTATTAGAACAGAAATTCAAAAAGTGTTTCCAAATAATGAATTTGTGGAATTGCCTTTTACACATCCAATCTTTCATCAAAAATACGAATTCAAAAAAGGGCTTCCCAAAATTCATGAGCATGAAGACAAACGTCCACAGGCATTTGGTATTATGCATGAAGGAAGACTAATATGCTTATATACATATGAGTGTGATTTGGGAGATGGTTGGGAAGATGAAGAAGTTCATGGTGACAGTGAATCTAAACGAACCGAAGCCTTAAAAATGGGAGCAAACATTATTCAGTATGCATTTACAGCAGCCCATTAA
- a CDS encoding porin family protein has translation MKKLSLFILLSVFFCGVGWGQRFGKNYPRFDNKKVHFGFTLGFNTSNFRYTLNADSSNIDSITNISIDKQPGFNLGIISSWDIHETVHLRFIPSLSFQERLFTYTYWNKQTSSMEQRENRLESTYLDFPLLLKLRTKRINNFAAYAIGGMQYSYDLASQKDVDQQLGDPIVKIEAHDWSYQAGGGFDFWLPYFKFGIELKISNGIKNVSIQDHSFFMDPLSSLKTKVWWFSLTFEG, from the coding sequence TTGAAAAAATTGAGTTTGTTCATATTGTTGAGTGTGTTCTTCTGTGGAGTAGGATGGGGACAAAGATTTGGAAAGAATTATCCACGTTTTGATAATAAAAAAGTCCATTTTGGATTTACTCTTGGTTTTAATACTTCAAATTTTAGATATACCCTTAATGCTGATTCATCTAACATTGATTCAATTACAAACATCAGCATAGATAAACAACCCGGATTTAATTTGGGAATAATTAGTTCTTGGGATATTCATGAAACAGTTCATTTAAGATTTATTCCCTCTTTATCTTTTCAAGAGAGATTGTTCACCTATACTTATTGGAATAAGCAAACCAGCTCAATGGAGCAAAGAGAGAATAGATTGGAATCAACGTATTTAGATTTCCCTTTACTTCTTAAACTGCGAACCAAGCGTATTAACAACTTTGCAGCATATGCCATTGGTGGAATGCAATATAGCTATGATTTAGCCAGCCAAAAAGATGTAGATCAGCAGTTGGGAGATCCAATTGTAAAGATTGAAGCACATGATTGGTCTTATCAAGCGGGAGGAGGATTTGATTTTTGGTTACCTTATTTCAAATTCGGAATAGAATTAAAAATCTCCAATGGAATAAAGAATGTTAGTATTCAGGATCATTCATTCTTTATGGATCCTTTATCATCACTAAAAACGAAGGTGTGGTGGTTCTCCCTTACATTTGAAGGTTAG
- a CDS encoding MbnP family protein, with protein MKTTFKTILFASTIGLMALSTSCKKKGCTDETAENYSSEAEKDDGSCTYPTEGTVTLTFSHNVDGSVLTADVFDQLNYTTPEGNTYSVTKLQYLITDVRLYKASGDSIMIEGYHLVDLTDTSTLTYVLPEVVGLNPYTGIGFNYGFIDSKNISGEYADLNSASWSSPEMLGGGYHQLKFEGRYINDATDTINFQYHNITRTENPDNSTFVANDANIHLNKSMDLTGNANIEIKMNMQEWFRNPNTWDLDSLYTMLMPNYAAQIMMTENSYSVFSVGAVTVE; from the coding sequence ATGAAAACAACATTTAAAACAATCTTATTCGCATCAACAATTGGTTTGATGGCATTGTCAACTTCTTGTAAAAAGAAAGGATGTACGGATGAAACAGCTGAAAACTACTCATCAGAAGCAGAAAAAGATGATGGATCTTGTACTTATCCAACAGAAGGTACAGTTACATTAACATTCTCGCATAATGTAGATGGTTCAGTGTTAACTGCAGATGTTTTTGATCAGTTAAATTATACAACTCCTGAAGGAAACACTTACAGTGTTACTAAGCTTCAGTATTTAATTACTGATGTTAGATTATACAAAGCAAGTGGAGACAGTATAATGATTGAAGGATATCACCTGGTTGATTTAACAGACACTTCAACTTTAACTTATGTTTTACCTGAAGTTGTTGGATTGAATCCTTACACAGGAATTGGTTTTAACTATGGATTTATCGATTCTAAAAATATCTCAGGGGAATATGCTGATTTGAACAGTGCTAGTTGGTCTTCACCTGAAATGCTTGGAGGTGGTTACCACCAATTGAAGTTTGAAGGAAGATATATCAATGACGCTACTGACACCATAAATTTCCAGTATCACAATATCACTAGAACCGAAAATCCGGATAATTCAACATTTGTTGCTAATGATGCAAACATTCACTTAAACAAATCAATGGATTTGACAGGAAATGCCAATATTGAAATTAAAATGAACATGCAAGAATGGTTCAGAAATCCTAATACATGGGATTTAGATAGTTTATATACTATGCTGATGCCAAACTATGCTGCTCAAATTATGATGACAGAGAACTCTTACAGTGTATTTAGTGTAGGAGCCGTAACAGTTGAATAA